One window of Candidatus Dadabacteria bacterium genomic DNA carries:
- the secA gene encoding preprotein translocase subunit SecA produces the protein MISYVLKKIVGSQNEREVKKLGVLAERINDLEETLVKVPTAELRAKTSQFRELIHSRVGTNGNPSDEKYFAEMERALEDVLPEAFAAVREASRRTIAMRHFDVQMIGGMVLHRGRIAEMRTGEGKTLVAVLPLYLNALTGLGSHLITVNDYLAARDATWMSPIFMVLDMKVGVINHDASYVLAWEDPKRAEESVEKNLTAWPNEYLANDVLPEKNLDIINSFKTCLEPSTRQDSYQADVTYGTNNEFGFDYLRDNMKFSLESYVQRGHNFAIVDEVDSILIDEARTPLIISGPSEDSTDLYYKVDKVVKTLSGKTDFTVDEKTRQVDLTEEGVSKAERALDVPNLYDPVNLKVLHHVNQSLRANALFSLDVDYMMQDGKVVIVDEFTGRLMPGRRWSDGLHQAVEAKEGVEIESENQTMATITIQNYFRMYRKLAGMTGTADTEAFEFSHIYDLDVTVIPTHKPLIRKDYEDVVYRTEREKFNAACAEIKEMNSAGRPVLVGTSSIEQSEKLGAYLEKMGLSHNVLNAKQHGKEAEIVAQAGRIGAITIATNMAGRGTDILLGGNPEFLAMDILRKEFRVQPEEADPKQYEEALFEAKSICDSEKEKVKELGGLHILSVERHEARRIDNQFRGRAGRQGDDGSSRFYVSLEDDLMRIFASERITGVMDKLGWEEGEPIEHSMISKSIENAQKKVEGRNFDIRKHLLRYDDVLNTQRDVVYRQRREILEGGESLREILFTSSEDIVGESVGSYLAGRDDRPESDFSELCEVIGRIFGTEIEIEASGKADGEVITEEVTGKLIAAYREKEERIGSENLSQVERYVMLQHIDYLWKDHLLNMDHLREGVGLRGYAQKDPLREYTKEGFDMFALMMDKFRMDVCSNLFRIQPASEEQIEELERRRELEEKKMVLGRGEGAEEKAKTPVRRTQKKVGRNDPCPCGSGKKYKRCCGR, from the coding sequence ATGATTTCTTACGTCCTGAAAAAGATAGTCGGCTCGCAGAACGAAAGAGAGGTAAAGAAGCTCGGCGTTCTGGCAGAAAGGATAAACGACCTTGAAGAAACGCTGGTTAAGGTTCCCACGGCGGAACTTCGCGCGAAGACCTCGCAATTCCGGGAACTGATACACTCCCGTGTCGGCACAAACGGAAACCCGTCCGACGAGAAGTATTTCGCTGAGATGGAGAGGGCTCTTGAGGATGTCCTGCCGGAGGCGTTCGCCGCCGTGAGGGAAGCGTCGAGAAGAACGATAGCCATGAGGCATTTCGACGTTCAGATGATAGGGGGGATGGTTCTTCACAGAGGCAGAATAGCCGAGATGAGAACCGGGGAAGGAAAAACGCTGGTCGCCGTCCTGCCCCTTTACCTAAACGCCCTCACCGGGCTCGGCTCCCATCTTATCACCGTAAACGATTACTTGGCCGCCAGGGATGCCACCTGGATGTCGCCGATTTTTATGGTCCTGGACATGAAGGTGGGAGTTATAAATCACGATGCCTCCTACGTGCTTGCCTGGGAAGACCCCAAGCGGGCCGAGGAGTCGGTAGAGAAAAACCTGACCGCGTGGCCAAACGAGTATCTGGCAAACGACGTTCTTCCCGAAAAAAACCTCGACATCATAAATTCCTTCAAGACCTGCCTCGAGCCCTCAACCAGGCAGGATTCCTATCAGGCGGATGTTACCTACGGCACCAACAACGAGTTCGGTTTCGACTACTTGCGCGACAACATGAAGTTCTCCCTTGAGAGCTACGTTCAGCGCGGCCACAATTTCGCCATAGTGGACGAGGTCGACAGCATTCTCATAGACGAGGCGAGAACCCCGCTTATAATCTCGGGGCCTTCGGAGGACTCGACCGATCTTTACTACAAGGTGGACAAGGTGGTGAAGACGCTCTCCGGGAAGACCGATTTCACGGTAGACGAGAAAACAAGGCAGGTGGATCTTACCGAGGAGGGGGTTTCCAAGGCGGAGAGGGCGCTCGACGTCCCGAATCTCTACGACCCCGTCAACCTCAAGGTTCTCCACCACGTTAACCAGTCGCTTCGCGCCAATGCCCTTTTCAGCCTCGACGTCGACTACATGATGCAGGACGGGAAAGTGGTGATAGTCGACGAGTTCACGGGGAGGCTCATGCCGGGGCGCAGATGGAGCGACGGGCTTCACCAGGCGGTTGAGGCCAAGGAAGGGGTGGAAATCGAAAGCGAGAACCAGACGATGGCCACCATAACGATCCAGAACTATTTCAGGATGTACAGAAAGCTTGCCGGTATGACGGGTACCGCCGACACGGAAGCGTTTGAGTTCAGCCACATATACGATCTTGACGTCACCGTGATACCGACCCACAAGCCGCTTATAAGGAAGGATTACGAAGATGTTGTCTACAGGACCGAGCGCGAGAAGTTCAACGCCGCGTGCGCCGAGATAAAGGAAATGAATTCCGCCGGCCGGCCGGTGCTTGTCGGCACCTCGTCGATCGAGCAGTCGGAAAAACTGGGCGCCTACCTTGAGAAGATGGGTCTTAGCCACAACGTGCTTAACGCCAAGCAGCACGGGAAAGAGGCCGAGATTGTCGCCCAGGCGGGCAGGATAGGGGCCATAACCATAGCGACCAACATGGCGGGGAGGGGAACTGACATACTGCTCGGCGGAAACCCCGAGTTCCTTGCAATGGATATTCTCAGGAAAGAGTTCAGGGTCCAGCCCGAGGAAGCAGATCCAAAGCAGTACGAGGAAGCGCTTTTCGAGGCGAAATCGATCTGCGATTCTGAAAAGGAGAAAGTTAAGGAACTCGGAGGGCTTCATATCCTTTCGGTCGAAAGACACGAGGCGAGGAGGATAGACAACCAGTTTAGGGGAAGGGCGGGAAGGCAGGGAGACGACGGATCTTCAAGATTCTATGTTTCCCTTGAAGACGACCTGATGCGCATTTTCGCCTCGGAGAGGATAACGGGTGTCATGGACAAGCTCGGGTGGGAGGAAGGAGAGCCGATTGAGCACTCGATGATAAGCAAGTCGATTGAGAACGCCCAGAAAAAGGTCGAGGGAAGGAATTTTGACATCCGCAAACATCTCCTGAGATACGACGATGTTCTCAACACGCAAAGGGATGTCGTCTACAGGCAGCGCCGCGAGATTCTCGAGGGCGGCGAGAGCCTGAGAGAGATACTTTTTACGTCTTCAGAAGACATCGTTGGGGAATCCGTGGGTAGTTACCTGGCGGGGCGGGATGACCGCCCGGAATCTGATTTCTCCGAGCTCTGCGAAGTTATCGGGAGGATTTTCGGAACGGAGATCGAGATAGAGGCCTCCGGAAAGGCGGACGGCGAAGTCATAACGGAAGAAGTCACCGGAAAGCTGATCGCCGCGTACCGGGAAAAAGAGGAGAGGATAGGTTCTGAAAACCTCTCGCAGGTCGAACGCTACGTCATGCTTCAGCACATAGACTATCTCTGGAAGGACCATCTTCTTAACATGGATCACCTGAGGGAAGGGGTGGGACTCAGGGGATACGCGCAGAAAGACCCCCTTCGGGAATACACGAAAGAGGGCTTCGACATGTTTGCCCTCATGATGGACAAGTTCAGGATGGACGTCTGCTCCAATCTTTTCAGGATACAGCCCGCGAGCGAAGAGCAGATCGAGGAACTTGAGAGAAGAAGGGAGCTTGAGGAGAAGAAAATGGTGCTCGGGCGGGGAGAAGGGGCTGAAGAAAAGGCCAAGACCCCGGTCAGGAGAACGCAGAAGAAGGTTGGTCGGAACGACCCGTGCCCCTGTGGCAGCGGCAAGAAATACAAAAGATGCTGCGGTCGGTGA
- the folK gene encoding 2-amino-4-hydroxy-6-hydroxymethyldihydropteridine diphosphokinase, translating to MSEPEASQNVVFIGVGANLGPVRENFTRALRSIEKRARVVAVSSLYESDPVGPQDQPKFTNAVVKVETELSPFELLDYLKTIEKEIGRKKTKRWGPRVIDLDIIFYGDLVISTDSLVIPHPRAHERRFVLEPLLEIDPVARHPAKNMAVRDICSGLGDSQAISKTDGPEVLL from the coding sequence TTGAGCGAACCCGAAGCTTCGCAGAACGTTGTTTTCATAGGGGTCGGAGCCAACCTCGGCCCCGTACGCGAGAATTTCACCCGCGCGCTGAGGAGCATAGAAAAGCGCGCGCGCGTGGTGGCAGTGTCCTCCCTTTACGAATCGGACCCCGTGGGACCGCAGGATCAGCCGAAATTCACAAACGCTGTCGTTAAAGTGGAAACGGAACTCTCCCCTTTTGAGCTTCTTGATTACCTCAAGACAATCGAAAAGGAGATCGGGAGAAAAAAGACGAAGAGGTGGGGACCCAGAGTGATAGATCTTGACATAATCTTCTACGGAGACCTCGTAATAAGCACGGATTCCTTGGTAATTCCTCACCCGAGGGCGCACGAAAGAAGATTTGTCCTGGAGCCTCTCCTCGAGATAGACCCGGTCGCCCGGCATCCCGCAAAGAACATGGCGGTAAGGGATATCTGTTCCGGCCTCGGGGATTCGCAGGCGATTTCGAAAACCGATGGTCCCGAGGTGCTTCTCTGA
- a CDS encoding DUF4065 domain-containing protein: MLGNFIREQRKKRLIRQGELASELGVSRATYVQIELGKRELKVSEARKLAEVFNMSLEDFLNEEEQPSPDIEIKKSGKKKPVKKHDIRISVPQEKVEKFKQVLLYVLAQIGAQPNIGQTVLYKILYFIDFDYYEKYEEQLVGAKYIKNTYGPSPVMFAKIVEELEEENKIKEVKAKFHNYDQVKYLVNSKELDISSLSSKELEHINWEIRRLGCMTAVQISELSHIDTPWVVAEDRKQLEYEHVFYRPRLTSVREYEEL; this comes from the coding sequence ATGTTAGGAAATTTCATACGTGAACAGCGAAAAAAGCGCCTTATTAGGCAGGGAGAGCTTGCTTCGGAACTCGGTGTATCTCGTGCTACTTACGTACAGATTGAGCTTGGAAAGCGTGAGCTTAAGGTAAGTGAAGCTAGGAAACTCGCAGAAGTTTTTAACATGTCTCTTGAAGATTTTCTTAATGAGGAAGAACAGCCATCTCCAGATATTGAGATTAAAAAGTCAGGGAAGAAAAAACCAGTTAAAAAACATGATATCCGTATCAGTGTTCCTCAGGAAAAAGTAGAGAAGTTCAAACAGGTTCTTTTGTATGTTCTGGCCCAAATAGGCGCACAACCAAATATAGGTCAGACAGTGCTTTATAAGATTCTCTATTTTATTGATTTTGATTACTACGAAAAATACGAGGAGCAACTAGTCGGCGCAAAATATATTAAAAATACTTATGGACCTAGCCCTGTAATGTTCGCAAAAATTGTTGAAGAACTTGAGGAAGAAAACAAGATCAAAGAAGTAAAAGCCAAGTTTCACAACTATGACCAAGTGAAATACTTAGTCAATTCAAAAGAACTAGATATATCGTCTCTTTCATCCAAAGAACTTGAACATATTAACTGGGAAATACGCAGGCTGGGCTGTATGACTGCTGTGCAAATCAGTGAATTGTCACATATTGATACTCCTTGGGTCGTGGCCGAAGACAGGAAACAGCTTGAGTATGAACATGTGTTTTACCGTCCTAGACTGACCTCCGTCAGAGAATATGAAGAACTTTAA
- the folD gene encoding bifunctional methylenetetrahydrofolate dehydrogenase/methenyltetrahydrofolate cyclohydrolase FolD, translating into MSKIMDGKKVSQDIKEWIIRRTQELKDRTGVVPGLASILVGDDPASEIYVRNKRRACGRCGMLSEEYNLPEETPEQELLSLIERLNSDEKIHGILVQLPLPVHMNPAKVIRTVSPDKDVDGFHPENIGKLFQENPSAISCTPYGIEKILDYYGIEILGKHVVVVGKSNIVGKPAAALMLNRDATVTIAHIETQNLSSITTMADILIVAIGDPQFIKKEMIKDGAVLIDVGINRRESGKIVGDIDFEDVKEKASYITPVPGGVGPMTITMLLWNTLEAAEISVLGE; encoded by the coding sequence ATGTCTAAAATCATGGATGGCAAAAAGGTCTCTCAAGACATTAAAGAATGGATCATCCGAAGGACCCAGGAACTTAAAGACCGCACGGGAGTAGTGCCCGGTCTTGCTTCCATTCTGGTCGGCGACGATCCCGCGTCCGAAATATACGTGAGGAACAAGAGAAGGGCGTGCGGAAGATGCGGAATGCTTTCAGAAGAATACAATCTTCCGGAGGAAACCCCAGAACAGGAGCTTCTTTCGCTGATCGAGCGCCTCAACTCGGATGAGAAGATTCACGGCATACTGGTACAGCTTCCCCTTCCGGTCCATATGAATCCGGCAAAAGTGATAAGAACGGTGTCTCCTGACAAAGATGTCGACGGGTTTCATCCCGAGAACATCGGAAAACTGTTCCAGGAAAACCCTAGCGCCATCTCCTGCACCCCGTACGGAATAGAAAAAATTCTCGACTACTACGGCATAGAGATACTCGGCAAGCACGTAGTGGTCGTGGGAAAAAGCAACATAGTTGGAAAACCCGCGGCGGCCTTGATGCTTAACAGGGACGCCACCGTCACCATAGCCCATATCGAAACTCAAAACCTCTCGTCTATAACCACCATGGCGGACATACTGATAGTCGCAATAGGGGATCCGCAGTTCATAAAAAAGGAGATGATAAAGGACGGAGCCGTTTTAATTGATGTCGGAATCAACAGGAGAGAGAGCGGAAAGATCGTCGGCGACATTGACTTTGAGGACGTAAAGGAAAAAGCCTCTTACATAACCCCCGTTCCCGGCGGGGTGGGTCCGATGACCATAACCATGCTTCTTTGGAACACGCTTGAGGCGGCGGAGATATCCGTGCTGGGCGAGTAG
- a CDS encoding 4a-hydroxytetrahydrobiopterin dehydratase: MALLTEKEISSALEGLQGWQRKGEEIEKTFVLRNFVDSMGFVNKVALLSERADHHPDILIRWNKVSITLSTHSESGITEKDLSLAGEIEKAL; encoded by the coding sequence ATGGCACTTTTAACCGAAAAAGAAATTTCTTCCGCGCTCGAGGGCCTTCAGGGCTGGCAGAGGAAGGGAGAAGAAATAGAAAAGACGTTTGTTCTCAGAAATTTCGTCGATTCCATGGGTTTTGTGAACAAGGTCGCGCTTCTTTCAGAAAGGGCAGACCACCACCCCGACATCCTCATACGGTGGAACAAGGTTTCCATCACCCTTTCAACCCACAGCGAAAGCGGAATCACGGAAAAAGACCTGAGTCTGGCGGGGGAAATAGAAAAGGCGCTCTGA